The following nucleotide sequence is from Acidobacteriota bacterium.
CGTGCTCATGGTGCTCGAGGAAGAGCTTTACCCGGTGCGGTTCCGCTCGGTGCTGGTCTACGACGACCTCACCGCCGGGCTCGAAACCCGCCGCAGCAGCGTCATCGACGGTCCGGCCTTCTACAAGGCTCAGGACAAGATGAGCGCCCTCAAGCGCACCCGCAACACGTTCAGCCTGGCCAGCGGTCAGGCGGAGTTCGACGAGGCCGCGGAAGTGCTGGTCAACCTGCTCCAGTGGCGCTGGAACGAGATGACCGAGCTGCAACGGCAGATCGTGCGCAACTACCAGGACGTGCGCAATCAGCAAAAGGTGGCGGAGATGCTCGGCCGCAGCCAGCAGCAGATCTCCCACACCCTCATCGCCACCAAGTGGGAGCTGATCAACTCCAGCGAGGGCGCTATCCGCCACATGCTGCAACTCATCGACCGCCGCAACGCGACGATCCCGGCGCGCACCCAACACGCCGCCGGCATGGCCTGACGCCAGACAGCAGCAGTCCCCCAACGACGCCTCGGTGCCGGCGATCCCGGCGCCGAGGCGTCTGTGTATTTGGGGGATTCTGCGTTGTTCCCGGACCGGTACTTGGTGGCAGCAAGACCCAG
It contains:
- a CDS encoding SatD family protein, which gives rise to MKLYVLLSDVVGSSSLPDRADLTARLQKASERVNDEHRNDLFANLEITRGDEMAAVLRSASNVYDVLMVLEEELYPVRFRSVLVYDDLTAGLETRRSSVIDGPAFYKAQDKMSALKRTRNTFSLASGQAEFDEAAEVLVNLLQWRWNEMTELQRQIVRNYQDVRNQQKVAEMLGRSQQQISHTLIATKWELINSSEGAIRHMLQLIDRRNATIPARTQHAAGMA